DNA sequence from the Gammaproteobacteria bacterium genome:
CCTTTCGCATCGCATGCAGGCCCGGATCCCGCAGGGCGCGCGGGAAGAGGTGCGAGCGCGCCGCGGCACGGTCTCATCGCGCTCGGCCCTGTACCAACCCGTTGCCACCTGGACCTTCCTCGTCCCCCTGCAGAGCCTCGGCGTCGCCTTCAACGTTGCCGTCATCGCTACCACCGTCTCGCTGTTGTGGTTTTCGGACCGGGCGTTTGGCTGGCAGTCGACCCTCGAGGTGTCGGACCGGACCGTCTATGCGATCGTTCGCACGATCGCGCTTCCCTGGCGGCCGATTGCCGGCGAGGGGCGCGGATACCCGAATCCCGAGCAGGTGGCCGGATCACGCATCTACCTGAATGCGGACAAGGCGTCCTACGATCCCGCGCACCTGCGTTCCTGGCGTTGGTTTCTGGTGCTCTCGGTGCTTGTCTACGGGTTGCTGCCCCGCGGGATCCTGCTCGCGATATCATCGCTCGCGCGGCGTCGCGCACTTACCGGGCTGTCGTTCCGGGATGCCCGCAGCCAGGCCCTGTATCGGCGCATGGTGACACCCAGCCTGGATGCATCCGACAGGACGAGCCGCCAGGGACCGGAGATGGCGATCCCTCGGACCGTGGAGGTGGAGCGCCACCCGCCCCAACGGGGATCGCCCTCGGGGAAGATGGGCGCCGACGACTGCCTGATGATCCTGCATGTCGACGTGCAGGACGTGCTGGACGATGCTGACGATCCGCGGTTGCTGGCGCTGGTCGACAATCATACCGGCTGGCATGTCGCGGCGCGTCGGACCTTCGGGACAAACCCCGCGAAGAACCGCGAGGTCAGCGGGACCGTGGCAAACTGGCAATGGCTGTCGCCACCGCCGAGGGTGATAGTGGTCGACGATGGCTCGCAGCCCCCGATCACCGAACACCTGCATTTCCTGAAGGACCTCAGAACAGCGGCCGGCGCGGAGGCGGACATCACGCTGGCCCTGGTGGGCGAGGTGACGGATTCCGATCCGCTACCGCCGGTCACCGGGCGGCAGTTCACTCAATGGAGGCAAAAGGTCGACCAGCTCGCCGACCCCTATCTCCACCTTGTTTCACTAACCCCGTTGGCGCGGGAAGACGCCTGATGGACACGACACCTCTGCAACTGGCGATCATGGGTCACCCGAACGCCG
Encoded proteins:
- a CDS encoding DUF2868 domain-containing protein, whose protein sequence is MDTKKPGPEATDTTPQKKPGSPWSVADLIDYESFLNADEQKVRESHGARAEIAKRDRALYLESAGDAAPASTFHTPAHRRDTLHGWLDGRRRGAGGRGALGLPGETFARSLRITGLVAVVVGLISGTGLTAALLRYDGETPVNVSWYIFVLVLPQLAMALAAALIWLLRRSESMGRALDDLSWGLRLVRSLTAGLSHRMQARIPQGAREEVRARRGTVSSRSALYQPVATWTFLVPLQSLGVAFNVAVIATTVSLLWFSDRAFGWQSTLEVSDRTVYAIVRTIALPWRPIAGEGRGYPNPEQVAGSRIYLNADKASYDPAHLRSWRWFLVLSVLVYGLLPRGILLAISSLARRRALTGLSFRDARSQALYRRMVTPSLDASDRTSRQGPEMAIPRTVEVERHPPQRGSPSGKMGADDCLMILHVDVQDVLDDADDPRLLALVDNHTGWHVAARRTFGTNPAKNREVSGTVANWQWLSPPPRVIVVDDGSQPPITEHLHFLKDLRTAAGAEADITLALVGEVTDSDPLPPVTGRQFTQWRQKVDQLADPYLHLVSLTPLAREDA